One Candidatus Krumholzibacteriia bacterium genomic window carries:
- a CDS encoding sodium-coupled permease, translated as MQSLHPADATVLLGYVAVVLGLGWWAQRRQSDQTDFFLGGRRLPWPLVGVSILATAFSATSLLGGPGEAISFGLLWLQLQLGDLLAILVVVTVFVPALRGRALTTAYEFLEERFDRRVRVLASVLFQLQVVLRAGVLVYGPALALSTLTGFS; from the coding sequence GTGCAGAGTCTGCATCCCGCCGATGCCACCGTCCTCCTGGGCTACGTGGCCGTGGTCCTGGGCCTCGGCTGGTGGGCCCAGAGACGCCAGTCCGACCAGACCGACTTCTTCCTCGGCGGTCGGCGGCTGCCCTGGCCCCTGGTCGGGGTGTCGATCCTGGCGACCGCGTTCAGCGCGACCTCGTTGCTGGGAGGACCCGGCGAGGCGATCTCGTTCGGACTGTTGTGGTTGCAGCTGCAGCTGGGCGACCTGCTGGCGATCCTCGTGGTCGTCACCGTCTTCGTCCCGGCCCTGCGCGGGCGCGCGCTGACCACGGCCTACGAGTTCCTCGAGGAGCGCTTCGACCGGCGGGTCCGTGTGCTCGCCAGCGTGCTGTTCCAGTTGCAGGTGGTGCTGCGGGCCGGGGTCCTGGTCTACGGGCCCGCCCTCGCCCTGTCGACGCTGACCGGCTTCTCCC
- a CDS encoding type I glyceraldehyde-3-phosphate dehydrogenase, with amino-acid sequence MTVRVGIMGFGRIGRNIFRILHSREDIEVVAICDIADPKGLEYLLKFDTVHGRFREPVRVEGQAMYAKGRQIKMITAREPGEVDWSSLGVDVVVESTGKYRTREMLQRHLDKGARHVILTVPPQKGEQLDALVVSGVNDHVIKSGVRMISAASCTINALAPVMQILDGNFGIDHAFVTSVHAYTNDQRLADVPGKDLRRSRAAAENIIPTDTYSPVAIGSIVPALESKLTGIALNVPVPDGSCLDLTCRMERSVTREEVNEVLRSAALTRYQSILEYSEDPLVSSDVIGNSHSGIIDGLATMVMDGDLVKNIIWYDNGWGYATRVVELMIRLRDLTEAHTTAN; translated from the coding sequence ATGACCGTCCGCGTGGGGATCATGGGATTCGGTCGGATCGGCCGCAACATCTTCCGGATCCTGCACTCCCGTGAAGACATCGAAGTCGTCGCCATCTGCGACATCGCCGACCCCAAGGGTCTGGAATACCTCCTGAAGTTCGACACCGTCCACGGCCGGTTCCGCGAGCCGGTGCGGGTGGAGGGCCAGGCCATGTACGCCAAGGGCCGGCAGATCAAGATGATCACCGCTCGTGAGCCCGGCGAGGTCGACTGGTCCTCGCTCGGCGTCGACGTGGTCGTCGAGTCCACCGGCAAGTACCGCACCCGCGAGATGCTCCAGCGGCACCTCGACAAGGGTGCCCGGCACGTGATCCTGACCGTGCCTCCGCAGAAGGGTGAGCAACTCGACGCCCTGGTCGTCTCGGGCGTCAACGACCATGTGATCAAGTCCGGGGTGCGGATGATCAGCGCCGCCTCGTGCACCATCAACGCCCTGGCGCCGGTCATGCAGATCCTCGACGGCAACTTCGGGATCGACCACGCCTTCGTCACCAGCGTCCACGCCTACACCAACGACCAGCGTCTGGCCGACGTGCCGGGCAAGGACCTGCGTCGGAGTCGGGCCGCGGCCGAGAACATCATTCCCACCGACACCTACTCGCCCGTGGCGATCGGGTCGATCGTGCCCGCGCTCGAGAGCAAGCTCACGGGGATCGCCCTCAACGTCCCCGTGCCCGACGGCAGCTGCCTGGACCTCACCTGCCGCATGGAGCGATCGGTCACCCGTGAAGAGGTGAACGAGGTGTTGCGCAGCGCGGCGCTGACCCGCTACCAGTCGATCCTCGAGTACAGCGAGGACCCCCTGGTGAGCAGCGACGTGATCGGCAACTCGCACTCGGGGATCATCGACGGCCTGGCCACCATGGTCATGGACGGCGACCTCGTGAAGAACATCATCTGGTACGACAACGGATGGGGCTACGCGACGCGCGTGGTCGAGCTCATGATCCGCCTGCGCGACCTGACCGAAGCGCACACCACGGCCAATTAG
- the gap gene encoding type I glyceraldehyde-3-phosphate dehydrogenase — MLNVGINGFGRIGRSVYRILSQRDDMNVVVINDIAPNESLAYLFKYDTVMGTYPGDVHIEGDELHAGHQKTQMTEIRDPAELPWKEKGVDVVVESTGIFRDRAGIEKHLRAGAGKVVLTVPAKDEIDATVVLGVNDDDLKAEHRIISNASCTTNCLAPVAKVLQDNWGIVKGMMTTVHAYTNDQRLADVPHKDLRRSRAAAENIIPTTTGAAKAVGKVLPALQGKLDGMAMRVPVPDGSVVDLIVVLEKNPTVDAINDAMRAAAEGPMAAILQYNTEAVVSSDIIGNSHSSIFDAMSTQVSGHNMARVLSWYDNEWGYSTRVVDLVARLAQF, encoded by the coding sequence ATGCTGAACGTCGGAATCAACGGCTTCGGCCGCATCGGCCGGAGTGTCTACCGAATCCTGAGCCAGCGCGACGACATGAACGTCGTCGTGATCAACGACATCGCCCCCAACGAGAGCCTGGCCTACCTGTTCAAGTACGACACGGTCATGGGCACCTACCCGGGCGACGTGCACATCGAGGGTGACGAACTGCACGCTGGCCACCAGAAGACCCAGATGACCGAGATCCGCGACCCGGCCGAGCTGCCGTGGAAGGAGAAGGGTGTCGACGTGGTCGTCGAGTCCACCGGGATCTTCCGCGACCGCGCCGGGATCGAGAAGCACCTGCGGGCGGGCGCGGGCAAGGTCGTCCTGACCGTGCCGGCCAAGGACGAGATCGACGCGACGGTGGTCCTGGGCGTCAACGACGACGACCTGAAAGCCGAGCACCGGATCATCAGCAACGCCTCGTGCACCACCAACTGCCTCGCTCCGGTCGCGAAGGTGCTCCAGGACAACTGGGGAATCGTCAAGGGCATGATGACCACGGTCCACGCCTACACGAACGACCAGCGTCTGGCCGACGTGCCGCACAAGGATCTGCGGAGGAGTCGTGCCGCCGCCGAGAACATCATTCCGACCACCACCGGTGCGGCCAAGGCGGTGGGCAAGGTCCTGCCCGCCCTGCAGGGCAAGCTCGACGGCATGGCCATGCGCGTGCCGGTGCCCGACGGTTCGGTGGTGGACCTCATCGTCGTCCTCGAGAAGAATCCGACCGTGGACGCGATCAACGACGCCATGCGGGCGGCGGCCGAGGGCCCGATGGCAGCGATCCTGCAATACAACACGGAAGCCGTGGTCAGCAGCGACATCATCGGCAACAGCCACTCGAGCATCTTCGACGCCATGAGCACCCAGGTGAGCGGGCACAACATGGCGCGGGTGCTGAGCTGGTACGACAACGAGTGGGGCTACAGCACCCGGGTCGTCGACCTGGTGGCACGCCTCGCGCAGTTCTGA